The Podarcis raffonei isolate rPodRaf1 chromosome 2, rPodRaf1.pri, whole genome shotgun sequence genome window below encodes:
- the LOC128409377 gene encoding zinc finger protein OZF-like isoform X1, whose protein sequence is MPNMEAAVLPRGGAAGDVEGMLAEGEQSEVSPKGSKEEGEQRKLRVQDGGRRREGRRKQKPEGDSCMSQGGENQIPREEKPYKCLECGKSFSNSSALTSHQRSHTGEKPYICLECGKSFSRNGALTRHQRSHTGEKPYTCLECGKSFSHNGALTRHQRSHTGEKPYTCLECGRSFSQNSTLTFHQRSHTGEKPYTCSECGRSFSKSSDLKSHQRTHTGEKPYTCSECGKSFRDNRSLTRHQRYHTGEKPYTCSECGKNFTSSSHLKSHQRSHTGEKPYKCLECGKSFSQSTALILHQRSHTGEKPYKCLECGKSFSVRSTLKLHKRSHTGEKPYTCSECGKSFNHTGTLTLHQRTHTGEKPYTCSECGRSFSTSSYLKSHQRTHTGEKQHTCLECGLSFARSSALTRHQQTHRGSKPYKCWECGKSFSRTDYLSSHERIHTGEKRYTCLECGKSFSYSCSLTLHQRLHTGEKPYKCLECGKSFSRGSLLTLHQRTHTGEKPYTCSECGRSFSHHSSLKSHQRIHIGEKPYTCSECGRSFIQSSSLKWHQRTHTGRKS, encoded by the coding sequence GAGATGTTGAAGGGATGCTGGCAGAAGGGGAACAATCCGAAGTGTCACCGAAAGGATCCAAAGAGGAAGGGGAGCAAAGGAAGCTGAGGGTTCAAGATGGAGGCAGAAGGCGAGAGGGGAGACGAAAGCAGAAGCCGGAGGGTGACTCTTGTATGTCTCAGGGTGGTGAAAATCAAATTCCCAGAGAGGAGAAACcttataaatgtttggagtgtggaaagagcttcagtaacagtAGTGCTCTTACCTCGCATCAAAgatctcatacaggggagaaaccgtatatatgtttagagtgtggaaagagtttcagtcgcAATGGTGCCCTTACCAGGCACCAAAgatctcatacaggggagaaaccgtatacatgtttggagtgtggaaagagtttcagtcacaATGGTGCCCTTACCAGGCACCAAAgatctcatacaggggagaaaccgtatacatgtttagagtgtggaaggagcttcagtcagaatagtACCCTTACCTTTCATCAAAgatctcatacaggggagaaaccgtatacatgttcagagtgtggaaggagcttcagtaaGAGTAGCGATCTTAAGTCCcatcaacgaactcatacaggggagaaaccatatacatgttcggagtgtggaaagagcttccgtgaCAATCGTAGCCTTACCAGGCACCAAAGAtatcatacaggggagaaaccgtatacatgttcggagtgtggaaagaacttcactaGCAGTAGCCATCTTAAGTCCCATCAACGaagtcatacaggggagaaaccttataaatgtttggagtgtgggaagagcttcagtcagagtacTGCCCTTATCTTGCATCAAAgatctcatacaggggagaaaccatataaatgtttggagtgtggaaaaagcttcagtgtaCGTAGTACCCTTAAATTGCATAAAAgatctcatacaggggagaaaccgtatacatgttcagagtgtggaaaaagcttcaatcACACTGGTACCCTTACCTTGcatcaacgaactcatacaggggagaaaccgtatacatgttcagagtgtggaaggagcttcagtacGAGTAGCTACCTTAAGTCGcatcaacgaactcatacaggggagaaacagcatacgtgcttggagtgtggattgAGCTTCGCTCGCAGCAGTGCGCTTActagacatcaacaaactcataGAGGCAGCAAACCTTATAAATGCTGGGAatgtggcaagagcttcagtCGCACCGACTACCTTTCCTCgcatgaaagaattcatacaggggagaagcgatatacatgtttggagtgtggaaagagcttcagctacAGTTGCAGCCTTACCTTGCATCAAAGAttgcacacaggagagaaaccgtataaatgtttggagtgtggcaagagcttcagtCGTGGTAGCTTACTTACattgcatcaaagaactcatacaggagagaaaccgtatacatgttcggagtgtggaaggagcttcagtcaccaTAGCTCCCTTAAgtcgcatcaaagaattcatataggagagaaaccgtatacatgttcggagtgtggaaggagcttcattCAAAGTAGCTCCCTTAAGtggcatcaaagaactcatacagggagGAAATCTTAG
- the LOC128409377 gene encoding zinc finger protein OZF-like isoform X2 yields MLAEGEQSEVSPKGSKEEGEQRKLRVQDGGRRREGRRKQKPEGDSCMSQGGENQIPREEKPYKCLECGKSFSNSSALTSHQRSHTGEKPYICLECGKSFSRNGALTRHQRSHTGEKPYTCLECGKSFSHNGALTRHQRSHTGEKPYTCLECGRSFSQNSTLTFHQRSHTGEKPYTCSECGRSFSKSSDLKSHQRTHTGEKPYTCSECGKSFRDNRSLTRHQRYHTGEKPYTCSECGKNFTSSSHLKSHQRSHTGEKPYKCLECGKSFSQSTALILHQRSHTGEKPYKCLECGKSFSVRSTLKLHKRSHTGEKPYTCSECGKSFNHTGTLTLHQRTHTGEKPYTCSECGRSFSTSSYLKSHQRTHTGEKQHTCLECGLSFARSSALTRHQQTHRGSKPYKCWECGKSFSRTDYLSSHERIHTGEKRYTCLECGKSFSYSCSLTLHQRLHTGEKPYKCLECGKSFSRGSLLTLHQRTHTGEKPYTCSECGRSFSHHSSLKSHQRIHIGEKPYTCSECGRSFIQSSSLKWHQRTHTGRKS; encoded by the coding sequence ATGCTGGCAGAAGGGGAACAATCCGAAGTGTCACCGAAAGGATCCAAAGAGGAAGGGGAGCAAAGGAAGCTGAGGGTTCAAGATGGAGGCAGAAGGCGAGAGGGGAGACGAAAGCAGAAGCCGGAGGGTGACTCTTGTATGTCTCAGGGTGGTGAAAATCAAATTCCCAGAGAGGAGAAACcttataaatgtttggagtgtggaaagagcttcagtaacagtAGTGCTCTTACCTCGCATCAAAgatctcatacaggggagaaaccgtatatatgtttagagtgtggaaagagtttcagtcgcAATGGTGCCCTTACCAGGCACCAAAgatctcatacaggggagaaaccgtatacatgtttggagtgtggaaagagtttcagtcacaATGGTGCCCTTACCAGGCACCAAAgatctcatacaggggagaaaccgtatacatgtttagagtgtggaaggagcttcagtcagaatagtACCCTTACCTTTCATCAAAgatctcatacaggggagaaaccgtatacatgttcagagtgtggaaggagcttcagtaaGAGTAGCGATCTTAAGTCCcatcaacgaactcatacaggggagaaaccatatacatgttcggagtgtggaaagagcttccgtgaCAATCGTAGCCTTACCAGGCACCAAAGAtatcatacaggggagaaaccgtatacatgttcggagtgtggaaagaacttcactaGCAGTAGCCATCTTAAGTCCCATCAACGaagtcatacaggggagaaaccttataaatgtttggagtgtgggaagagcttcagtcagagtacTGCCCTTATCTTGCATCAAAgatctcatacaggggagaaaccatataaatgtttggagtgtggaaaaagcttcagtgtaCGTAGTACCCTTAAATTGCATAAAAgatctcatacaggggagaaaccgtatacatgttcagagtgtggaaaaagcttcaatcACACTGGTACCCTTACCTTGcatcaacgaactcatacaggggagaaaccgtatacatgttcagagtgtggaaggagcttcagtacGAGTAGCTACCTTAAGTCGcatcaacgaactcatacaggggagaaacagcatacgtgcttggagtgtggattgAGCTTCGCTCGCAGCAGTGCGCTTActagacatcaacaaactcataGAGGCAGCAAACCTTATAAATGCTGGGAatgtggcaagagcttcagtCGCACCGACTACCTTTCCTCgcatgaaagaattcatacaggggagaagcgatatacatgtttggagtgtggaaagagcttcagctacAGTTGCAGCCTTACCTTGCATCAAAGAttgcacacaggagagaaaccgtataaatgtttggagtgtggcaagagcttcagtCGTGGTAGCTTACTTACattgcatcaaagaactcatacaggagagaaaccgtatacatgttcggagtgtggaaggagcttcagtcaccaTAGCTCCCTTAAgtcgcatcaaagaattcatataggagagaaaccgtatacatgttcggagtgtggaaggagcttcattCAAAGTAGCTCCCTTAAGtggcatcaaagaactcatacagggagGAAATCTTAG